Proteins found in one Chlamydia pneumoniae TW-183 genomic segment:
- a CDS encoding DUF5398 family protein: MFNMENTAKEEKNSQPLLDLEQDMQDHDRAQELKASVQDKVHKLHALLREGSDKESFGQQQSLLAGYVALQKVLGRINRKMI, translated from the coding sequence ATGTTTAATATGGAAAATACAGCGAAAGAAGAAAAAAATTCTCAACCGCTGTTAGATTTAGAACAAGATATGCAAGATCATGACAGAGCTCAAGAACTTAAAGCTAGTGTGCAAGATAAAGTTCATAAGTTACATGCGCTGCTTCGAGAAGGTTCTGACAAAGAATCTTTTGGGCAACAACAGTCGTTGTTAGCAGGCTATGTAGCTCTACAGAAAGTTCTGGGTCGGATCAACCGCAAGATGATATAA
- the sctN gene encoding type III secretion system ATPase SctN — protein MDQLTTDFDTLMSQLGDVNLTTVVGRITEVVGMLIKAVVPNVRVGEVCLVKRNGMEPLVTEVVGFTQSFAFLSPLGELSGVSPSSEVIPTGLPLHIRAGNGLLGRVLNGLGEPIDVETKGPLQNVDQTFPIFRAPPDPLHRAKLRQILSTGVRCIDGMLTVARGQRIGIFAGAGVGKSSLLGMIARNAEEADVNVIALIGERGREVREFIEGDLGEEGMKRSVIVVSTSDQSSQLRLNAAYVGTAIAEYFRDQGKTVVLMMDSVTRFARALREVGLAAGEPPARAGYTPSVFSTLPRLLERSGASDKGTITAFYTVLVAGDDMNEPVADEVKSILDGHIVLSNALAQAYHYPAIDVLASISRLLTAIVPEEQRRIIGKAREVLAKYKANEMLIRIGEYRRGSDREIDFAIDHIDKLNRFLKQDIHEKTNYEEAAQQLRAIFR, from the coding sequence ATGGATCAGTTAACAACGGATTTCGACACTCTCATGTCACAACTTGGTGATGTGAATCTTACGACTGTAGTAGGCCGCATTACAGAAGTGGTCGGCATGTTAATCAAAGCCGTAGTTCCTAATGTGCGTGTTGGAGAAGTATGCTTAGTGAAACGTAACGGCATGGAACCTCTCGTAACAGAAGTCGTTGGTTTTACCCAGAGTTTTGCCTTTCTCTCTCCTTTAGGAGAGTTATCAGGAGTGAGTCCTTCTTCCGAAGTCATCCCTACAGGACTCCCCTTACACATTCGAGCAGGAAACGGCCTCTTAGGTCGTGTTCTCAATGGGTTGGGAGAACCCATAGATGTAGAAACTAAAGGTCCATTACAAAATGTGGATCAAACATTTCCTATTTTTCGTGCACCCCCAGATCCCCTGCATAGGGCGAAATTACGACAGATCCTGTCTACGGGTGTGCGTTGTATAGACGGTATGCTCACGGTCGCTAGGGGGCAGCGTATTGGAATTTTTGCTGGTGCTGGAGTGGGAAAATCTTCGCTCTTAGGTATGATCGCAAGAAACGCTGAAGAAGCCGACGTTAATGTAATCGCGCTTATTGGAGAAAGGGGGCGTGAAGTACGTGAGTTTATAGAGGGGGATTTGGGAGAAGAAGGAATGAAACGTTCCGTAATTGTCGTTTCTACTTCTGACCAATCGTCGCAATTGCGACTTAATGCCGCCTATGTAGGGACTGCAATTGCAGAGTATTTTCGTGATCAAGGGAAAACTGTCGTACTTATGATGGATTCCGTGACACGATTTGCTCGTGCATTGCGGGAAGTGGGGTTAGCCGCTGGAGAGCCTCCTGCTAGAGCAGGATACACTCCATCGGTTTTTTCCACTCTACCCCGTCTATTGGAAAGATCAGGAGCCTCCGATAAAGGAACCATTACAGCATTTTATACCGTCTTGGTAGCAGGAGATGATATGAACGAGCCTGTTGCTGACGAAGTCAAATCGATTCTTGACGGGCATATTGTTCTCTCCAATGCACTAGCTCAAGCATACCATTATCCTGCAATTGACGTACTTGCTTCGATTAGCCGACTCCTGACTGCTATTGTTCCTGAAGAACAACGACGGATCATAGGGAAAGCAAGAGAAGTTTTAGCTAAATATAAAGCCAACGAGATGTTGATCCGTATTGGAGAATACCGACGAGGTTCTGATCGTGAGATAGATTTTGCTATCGACCATATTGACAAATTGAACCGGTTTTTAAAGCAAGATATCCACGAAAAGACAAACTATGAGGAAGCAGCACAACAACTGCGCGCCATTTTCCGGTAA
- the sctD gene encoding type III secretion system inner membrane ring subunit SctD: MAVRLIVDEGPLSGVIFVLEDGISWSIGRDSSANDIPIEDPKLGASQAIINKTDGSYYITNLDDTIPIVVNGVAIQETTQLKNEDTILLGSNQYSFLSDEFDPQDLVYDFDIPEDNFSNDSGDLSDSNEQGKDLEPRQTSETNHSPKPKEKLTKDQGSSDPITSGDQELADAFLASAKAEKNQPRAKVAKKGLKESSNESLNPKEQNAKDSPKGEERTNKPQNAIMEDNGASPRQDPQPKSAEPSLKNTARDETPLKENKPVEEKANKKATPDSPEKKDQPEEGSKIEATPLDSQKESEDKEAEEAFVQEEEENLTEDNKEDSDSAADANDDTASDHTAEDNKETPKKVENEKSAVLSPFHVQDLFRFDQTIFPAEIDDIAKKNISVDLTQPSRFLLKVLAGANIGAEFHLDSGKTYILGTDPTTCDIVFNDLSVSHQHAKITVGNDGGILIEDLDSKNGVIVEGRKIDKTSTLSSNQVVALGTTLFLLIDHHAPADTIVASLSPDDYSLFGRQQDAEALERQEAQEEEEKQKRATLPAGSFILTLFVGGLAILFGIGTASLFHTKEVVPLENIDYQEDLAQVINQFPTVRYTFNKTNSQLFLIGHVKNSTDKSELLYKVDALSFVKSVDDNVIDDEAVWQEMNILLSKRPEFKGISMHSPEPGKFIITGYVKTEEQAACLVDYLNIHFNYLSLLENKVVVETQMLKAIAGHLLQGGFANIHVAFVNGEVILTGYVNNDDAEKFRAVVQELSGIPGVRLVKNFAVLLPAEEGIIDLNLRYPNRYRVTGYSRYGEISINVVVNGRILTRGDVIDGMTVTSIQPNAIFLEKEGLKYKIDYNK; this comes from the coding sequence ATGGCAGTACGATTAATTGTTGATGAAGGCCCCTTGTCTGGTGTAATTTTTGTTCTGGAAGATGGGATAAGCTGGTCTATAGGACGCGACTCTAGTGCTAATGACATTCCTATTGAAGATCCTAAACTCGGTGCATCGCAAGCCATTATCAATAAGACTGACGGAAGCTACTACATCACAAATTTAGATGATACAATTCCTATTGTTGTAAATGGCGTAGCGATCCAAGAAACTACACAGTTAAAAAATGAAGATACTATCTTATTAGGAAGCAATCAGTATTCTTTCTTATCAGATGAATTTGATCCTCAAGATCTTGTTTATGATTTTGATATTCCCGAAGACAATTTTTCTAATGATTCAGGGGATTTGTCCGATAGTAATGAACAGGGAAAAGATCTTGAGCCTCGGCAAACTTCGGAAACAAATCATTCACCGAAGCCTAAGGAAAAGCTGACCAAAGATCAGGGAAGTAGCGATCCAATTACAAGTGGGGATCAGGAGCTTGCTGATGCTTTTTTAGCATCAGCAAAAGCGGAAAAAAATCAACCAAGAGCCAAAGTTGCTAAGAAGGGTTTAAAAGAATCTTCAAACGAGTCTTTGAATCCAAAGGAACAAAATGCAAAGGATTCTCCGAAAGGAGAGGAAAGAACCAACAAACCCCAGAACGCCATTATGGAAGATAACGGAGCTTCGCCTAGGCAAGATCCGCAACCAAAGTCAGCAGAACCCTCTCTTAAAAACACAGCCAGGGATGAGACTCCCTTGAAAGAAAATAAACCTGTAGAAGAGAAGGCTAATAAGAAAGCAACACCGGATTCTCCAGAAAAAAAAGATCAACCTGAGGAAGGCTCTAAAATAGAAGCAACACCTTTGGATTCACAAAAAGAATCCGAGGATAAGGAAGCAGAAGAAGCCTTTGTACAAGAAGAAGAAGAGAACCTTACGGAAGATAATAAAGAAGATTCTGACAGTGCCGCTGATGCAAATGACGACACGGCAAGTGACCATACTGCAGAGGATAACAAAGAAACTCCTAAAAAAGTCGAGAACGAAAAGAGCGCAGTTCTATCCCCATTTCATGTTCAAGACTTATTTCGATTCGATCAAACAATTTTTCCAGCAGAGATTGATGATATTGCGAAAAAAAATATCTCTGTAGACTTGACGCAGCCTTCTCGTTTTTTACTCAAAGTTTTAGCCGGAGCTAATATTGGAGCAGAGTTCCATTTAGACTCAGGAAAAACCTATATTTTAGGTACGGATCCTACAACTTGTGACATAGTATTTAATGACTTAAGTGTTTCTCATCAACATGCTAAAATTACTGTCGGTAATGACGGGGGCATTCTTATCGAGGATCTCGATAGTAAAAACGGTGTCATTGTTGAAGGACGAAAAATTGATAAGACCTCTACATTGAGCTCGAATCAAGTTGTGGCTTTAGGAACGACATTATTTTTACTTATAGATCATCATGCCCCCGCTGATACTATAGTTGCTTCTCTATCCCCAGACGATTACAGTTTGTTTGGGAGACAGCAAGACGCCGAAGCCTTAGAAAGACAAGAGGCCCAAGAAGAAGAAGAAAAACAAAAACGCGCTACACTACCCGCAGGATCTTTCATTCTTACCCTGTTTGTTGGAGGATTGGCTATTCTCTTTGGTATAGGAACAGCTTCTCTTTTCCATACCAAAGAAGTGGTTCCTTTAGAAAATATTGATTATCAAGAAGATCTTGCCCAGGTTATCAATCAGTTCCCTACGGTGCGTTATACGTTTAATAAAACGAACAGCCAACTTTTCTTAATCGGACATGTCAAAAATAGTACGGACAAAAGCGAGCTGCTGTATAAAGTAGACGCCCTTTCCTTTGTGAAATCCGTAGATGATAATGTTATTGATGATGAAGCTGTTTGGCAGGAGATGAACATCCTGTTATCAAAGCGACCCGAGTTTAAAGGCATCAGCATGCATTCCCCAGAACCTGGGAAATTCATCATCACAGGCTATGTCAAGACTGAGGAGCAAGCAGCTTGCCTCGTTGATTATTTAAATATACATTTTAATTACCTCTCGTTACTAGAGAATAAAGTTGTTGTTGAAACCCAGATGTTAAAAGCAATTGCAGGCCATCTTCTTCAAGGAGGTTTTGCAAACATCCATGTGGCCTTTGTGAACGGTGAAGTTATCCTTACTGGTTACGTCAATAACGATGATGCAGAGAAGTTCCGTGCTGTAGTGCAAGAGCTGTCGGGGATTCCTGGTGTGAGGTTGGTCAAGAATTTTGCTGTCTTACTCCCAGCTGAAGAGGGAATCATAGATTTAAACCTACGTTACCCCAATCGCTATCGTGTTACAGGCTATTCTAGATACGGAGAAATAAGTATCAATGTAGTTGTCAATGGCAGAATCCTCACAAGAGGGGACGTGATTGATGGTATGACAGTAACAAGTATACAACCTAACGCGATCTTTTTAGAGAAGGAAGGGTTGAAATATAAAATAGACTACAATAAATAA
- a CDS encoding type III secretion system chaperone, whose amino-acid sequence MLEKLIKNFATYMGITSTLELDADGAYVLPISEVVKVRAQQNADNEIVLSASLGALPPSADTAKLYLQMMIGNLFGRETGGSALGLDSEGNVVMVRRFSGDTTYDDFVRHVESFMNFSETWLSDLGLGKQ is encoded by the coding sequence ATGTTGGAAAAATTAATAAAAAATTTTGCCACGTATATGGGTATAACGTCAACTCTCGAGTTAGATGCTGACGGAGCCTATGTCCTGCCTATAAGTGAGGTAGTTAAAGTGCGTGCTCAGCAAAATGCTGATAACGAAATTGTTTTAAGTGCTTCGTTAGGAGCTTTGCCTCCATCTGCTGATACAGCAAAATTATACTTGCAAATGATGATTGGCAATTTATTCGGTAGAGAAACAGGAGGCAGTGCTTTAGGTTTGGATTCCGAGGGCAATGTTGTCATGGTCCGCAGATTTTCTGGGGATACTACATATGATGATTTTGTACGACATGTTGAGAGTTTTATGAATTTTTCAGAGACATGGCTGTCAGATCTTGGCCTAGGTAAACAGTAA
- a CDS encoding glutamyl-tRNA reductase: protein MVLGVVGISYREAALKERERAIQYLQSFEKNLFLAQRFLGKGGAFIPLLTCHRAELYYYSESPEIAQAALLSELTSQGIRPYRHRGLSCFTHLFQVTSGIDSLIFGETEIQGQVKRAYLKGSKERELPFDLHFLFQKALKEGKEYRSRIGFPDHQVTIESVVQEILLSYDKSIYTNFLFVGYSDINRKVAAYLYQHGYHRITFCSRQQVTAPYRTLSRETLSFRQPYDVIFFGSSESASQFSDLSCESLASIPKRIVFDFNVPRTFLWKETPTGFVYLDIDFISECVQKRLQCTKEGVNKAKLLLTCAAKKQWEIYEKKSSHITQRQISSPRIPSVLSY from the coding sequence ATGGTGTTAGGAGTTGTTGGAATCAGTTATCGTGAAGCCGCTTTGAAAGAAAGAGAGCGTGCGATTCAATATCTGCAATCTTTTGAAAAAAATCTTTTCCTTGCACAGCGTTTTTTAGGCAAAGGAGGAGCGTTTATCCCGTTACTTACTTGTCATCGAGCCGAACTTTATTATTATTCAGAAAGTCCTGAAATTGCTCAAGCCGCCTTACTTTCAGAATTGACATCCCAGGGAATACGTCCTTACCGTCATAGAGGTTTGTCTTGTTTTACTCATCTGTTTCAGGTCACCAGTGGTATAGATAGTTTGATCTTTGGGGAAACGGAAATTCAAGGACAGGTAAAACGAGCCTATTTAAAAGGAAGCAAAGAGAGAGAGTTGCCTTTTGATCTTCATTTTTTATTTCAAAAAGCTCTAAAGGAAGGGAAGGAGTATCGCTCACGCATCGGGTTTCCCGATCATCAAGTGACCATAGAATCTGTCGTTCAAGAAATTCTACTCAGCTACGACAAGTCGATATATACGAATTTTTTATTCGTAGGATACTCGGATATCAATAGGAAAGTCGCTGCCTACTTATATCAACATGGGTATCATAGGATTACCTTTTGCTCTAGACAACAAGTCACGGCCCCCTATAGAACCTTGTCTCGAGAAACGCTCTCATTTCGACAACCCTATGATGTGATTTTCTTTGGCTCTTCAGAATCAGCTTCACAATTTTCCGATCTTTCCTGTGAGAGTCTTGCTAGCATTCCCAAACGTATTGTCTTTGATTTTAACGTGCCACGAACCTTTTTATGGAAAGAAACCCCTACAGGTTTTGTTTATTTAGATATAGATTTCATCAGTGAATGCGTGCAAAAAAGACTGCAATGCACCAAAGAAGGAGTAAATAAAGCAAAACTTTTGTTAACTTGTGCCGCGAAAAAACAATGGGAAATTTATGAAAAAAAGAGCTCACATATAACCCAGAGGCAAATTTCATCCCCACGTATTCCTTCCGTTCTAAGCTATTGA
- a CDS encoding DUF5421 family protein, whose translation MELKKTAESLYSAKTDNHTVYQNSPEPRDSRDVKVFSLEGKQTRQEKTTSSKGNTRTESRKFADEEKRVDDEIAEVGSKEEEQESQEFCLAENAFAGMSLIDIAAAGSAEAVVEVAPIAVSSIDTQWIENIILSTVESMVISEINGEQLVELVLDASSSVPEAFVGANLTLVQSGQDLSVKFSSFVDATQMAEAADLVTNNPSQLSSLVSALKGHQLTLKEFSVGNLLVQLPKIEEVQTPLHMIASTIRHREEKDQRDQNQKQKQDDKEQDSYKIEEARL comes from the coding sequence ATGGAATTAAAGAAAACAGCAGAATCATTATATAGCGCTAAAACAGACAATCACACTGTATACCAGAACTCTCCTGAACCTAGAGATAGTCGTGATGTAAAAGTATTTTCTTTGGAAGGAAAGCAAACACGACAAGAGAAAACAACCTCAAGTAAAGGAAATACACGTACAGAATCTAGAAAATTTGCTGATGAAGAGAAGCGAGTTGATGATGAGATTGCTGAAGTAGGATCCAAAGAGGAAGAGCAAGAATCTCAAGAATTTTGCCTTGCTGAGAACGCCTTTGCAGGTATGTCTCTTATAGATATCGCAGCAGCTGGATCAGCAGAAGCTGTTGTAGAAGTCGCTCCCATAGCTGTTAGTAGTATCGATACACAGTGGATAGAAAATATCATACTTTCTACTGTAGAATCTATGGTGATTTCAGAAATCAACGGTGAGCAACTTGTAGAGTTGGTATTAGATGCTAGTTCTAGTGTGCCTGAAGCCTTTGTTGGAGCTAATCTTACATTAGTGCAATCTGGACAGGATCTTTCCGTTAAGTTCTCAAGTTTTGTAGATGCTACACAAATGGCAGAAGCTGCAGACCTTGTAACGAATAACCCTAGCCAACTTTCTTCATTGGTAAGTGCTTTAAAAGGTCATCAACTCACATTAAAAGAATTCTCAGTTGGAAATCTTTTAGTACAGCTTCCTAAAATTGAAGAGGTACAAACTCCTCTACATATGATTGCATCTACGATCCGTCATAGAGAAGAGAAAGATCAAAGAGATCAGAATCAAAAACAAAAACAAGACGATAAAGAACAAGATTCTTATAAAATCGAAGAAGCACGTTTATAA
- the sctQ gene encoding type III secretion system cytoplasmic ring protein SctQ, whose protein sequence is MAVAADSSASWLKSRNNFLSSLGKTEEQVAAPEFPKELCQHKIREKFRLEDVQVSIKFRGSITAVEATKEFGVHLLIQPMVVQPWEVENLLFLTSEEDLQELMVAVFDDASLASYFYEKDKLLGFHYYFVAEACKLFEELQWVPSLSAKVGGDAIFTATSLQGSFQVVDISLRLDGKNVRCRLLLPEDTFQSCQKFFSGLHDESDLHNIDQTQQISLSVEVGYSQLTQEEWHQVVPGSFIMLDSCLYDPETEESGALLTVQKHQFFGGRFLTPSSGEFKITSYPNLTHEDPPLPENPQASAAPLPGYSRLVVEVARYSLAVSEFIKLNLGSILSLGNHPAYGVDIILDGAKVGRGEIIALGDVLGIRVLEV, encoded by the coding sequence ATGGCAGTAGCAGCCGATTCTAGTGCAAGTTGGCTAAAATCTCGGAATAATTTTTTAAGTTCCCTAGGGAAGACTGAGGAGCAGGTTGCTGCTCCTGAGTTTCCTAAGGAACTGTGCCAACATAAAATTAGAGAGAAATTTCGACTTGAAGATGTCCAGGTTTCTATAAAGTTTCGTGGATCTATAACTGCTGTAGAAGCTACGAAAGAATTCGGCGTGCATCTTCTAATACAACCTATGGTAGTCCAACCTTGGGAAGTAGAAAATCTGTTGTTCCTAACATCAGAAGAAGACCTTCAGGAGCTCATGGTAGCAGTATTTGATGATGCCAGCCTTGCTTCATATTTCTATGAAAAAGATAAGCTCCTAGGGTTCCATTATTATTTTGTCGCCGAAGCCTGTAAATTATTTGAAGAGCTCCAGTGGGTGCCCTCTTTGTCTGCCAAAGTCGGAGGGGATGCTATATTTACAGCTACAAGTCTGCAAGGCTCTTTCCAAGTCGTAGATATTTCTCTGCGCCTAGATGGAAAAAATGTTCGATGTCGTCTGTTATTGCCAGAAGATACCTTCCAAAGTTGTCAGAAGTTTTTCTCAGGTCTCCATGATGAGTCGGATCTTCATAATATAGATCAAACGCAGCAGATCTCTCTTTCTGTAGAAGTCGGGTATTCTCAGCTAACTCAAGAAGAATGGCATCAGGTAGTCCCAGGATCATTCATTATGTTAGATAGCTGTCTTTATGATCCTGAAACCGAAGAAAGCGGCGCTTTACTCACAGTGCAAAAACATCAGTTTTTTGGTGGCCGTTTCTTAACGCCCTCCTCTGGAGAATTTAAAATTACCAGTTACCCTAACCTAACTCATGAAGACCCTCCTCTTCCTGAAAATCCACAAGCTTCCGCAGCTCCCCTCCCTGGATACAGTAGACTCGTAGTCGAAGTTGCAAGATATTCCTTAGCAGTCAGTGAATTTATAAAATTGAACTTGGGAAGTATATTGAGCTTGGGAAACCATCCAGCATACGGTGTGGATATCATTTTAGATGGAGCTAAGGTCGGTAGGGGAGAAATTATCGCTCTAGGAGATGTTTTAGGTATTCGCGTTTTAGAGGTATAA
- a CDS encoding DUF5407 family protein, giving the protein MATNKSCTAFDFNKMLDGVCTYVKGVQQYLTELETSTQGTVDLGTMFNLQFRMQILSQYMESVSNILTAVNTEMITMARAVKGS; this is encoded by the coding sequence ATGGCTACAAATAAAAGTTGCACAGCATTCGATTTTAATAAGATGCTAGACGGCGTATGTACTTACGTGAAGGGTGTTCAACAGTATTTAACTGAGTTAGAGACATCAACACAAGGCACTGTCGATTTGGGAACCATGTTTAATTTGCAATTCCGTATGCAGATCTTATCACAGTATATGGAATCGGTGTCCAACATCCTAACCGCTGTGAACACAGAGATGATCACAATGGCTAGAGCAGTTAAAGGAAGTTAA